Genomic window (Streptomyces sp. LX-29):
CGCTGAAGTACACCGGCAAGCGGTACGCGGACTTCAACCCGGCCTCGGCGCAGGACGCGCCGCGCGTCATCGTCCGCGTCCAGCCGGCGCACATCGCGGGCATGGGGCTCTGACCGGCCCACGGGCGGGGCGATTCCGGACTTCTGTCACGCTTCGGTGACCCTGCGGCCGAATGGTCGCGGGGCACTGCCGCGTTCCGACTACCCTTGACGCGTGACTATTCGCCTGTACGACACCAGCGCCCGGCAGATCCGTGACTTCACCCCGCTCACGCCGGGCTGCGTCTCGATCTACCTGTGTGGCGCGACCGTGCAGGCCGCCCCGCACATCGGACACATCCGGTCGGGGCTGAACTTCGACATCATGCGTCGCTGGTTCGCGTACCGCGGCTATGACGTGACGTTCGTCCGCAACGTCACCGACATCGACGACAAGATCATCGTCAAGTCCCTGGAGCAGGGCCGCCCGTGGTGGGCGATCGGTTACGACAACGAGCGCGCGTTCAACTCGGCGTACGACGCGCTGGGCTGCCTGCCGCCGACGTACGAGCCCCGGGCGACCGGCCATGTGCCGGAGATGATCGAGATGATGCGCGGGCTGATCGACCGCGGTCACGCCTACGCCGCCGAGGGCAACGTCTACTTCGACGTGCGCTCGTACGAGGGTTATCTGAGCCTGTCCAACCAGGAGCTGGACAACCTCCAGGCGGCCAGCGACGCGGCCGACGGCGGCAAGCGCGACCCGCGCGACTTCGCGCTCTGGAAGGCCGTCAAGCCCGGCGAGCCCAGCTGGGAGACCCCGTGGGGCCGCGGCCGTCCGGGCTGGCACCTGGAGTGCTCGGCGATGGCGCACAAGTACCTGGGCCGCGCCTTCGACGTCCACGCGGGCGGGGTGGACCTGATCTTCCCGCACCACGAGAACGAGATCGCCCAGGCCAAGGCGTTCGGCGACGACTTCGCCGCCTACTGGACGCACAACGCCTGGGTCACCATGAGCGGCGAGAAGATGAGCAAGTCGCTCGGCAACTCGGTGCTGGTGTCGGAGATGGTCAAGCAGTGGCGCCCCATCGTGCTGCGCTACTACCTGGGCACCCCGCACTACCGCTCGATGATCGAGTACAGCGAGGAGTCGCTGCGCGAGGCCGAGGCCGGCTTCGCGCGCATCGAGGGCTTCGTGCAGCGGGTCACCGAGCTTGCGGGCAAGGTCGTCGACCCGGCCGCCGAGGTGCCGCCGGCCTTCGCCGAGGCGATGGACGACGACCTGGGCGTGCCGCAGGCGCTGGCGATCGTGCACACCACCGTCCGCCAGGGCAACTCCGCCCTCACCGCGGACGACAAGGAGTCGGCGGTGGCGCGGCTGGCCGAGGTCCGGGCGATGCTCGGGGTGCTGGGCCTGGACCCGCTGGACGAGCAGTGGGCCGGCGGCGGCGAGCGCGGCGAGGACCTGCA
Coding sequences:
- the cysS gene encoding cysteine--tRNA ligase, with translation MTIRLYDTSARQIRDFTPLTPGCVSIYLCGATVQAAPHIGHIRSGLNFDIMRRWFAYRGYDVTFVRNVTDIDDKIIVKSLEQGRPWWAIGYDNERAFNSAYDALGCLPPTYEPRATGHVPEMIEMMRGLIDRGHAYAAEGNVYFDVRSYEGYLSLSNQELDNLQAASDAADGGKRDPRDFALWKAVKPGEPSWETPWGRGRPGWHLECSAMAHKYLGRAFDVHAGGVDLIFPHHENEIAQAKAFGDDFAAYWTHNAWVTMSGEKMSKSLGNSVLVSEMVKQWRPIVLRYYLGTPHYRSMIEYSEESLREAEAGFARIEGFVQRVTELAGKVVDPAAEVPPAFAEAMDDDLGVPQALAIVHTTVRQGNSALTADDKESAVARLAEVRAMLGVLGLDPLDEQWAGGGERGEDLHGVVDSLVRMVLDQRQAARARKDYATADAIRDQLQQSGLVIEDTPAGPRWELGSR